A section of the Oryza sativa Japonica Group chromosome 1, ASM3414082v1 genome encodes:
- the LOC4327130 gene encoding monothiol glutaredoxin-S1, mitochondrial yields the protein MARLVSTALMRGLVRSSRAPRVAAVSQPAIQQFRNYSPGLGGDSRGSGDSSSTRVAADPDTHQDFQPTSKSSNMSFDDIVAQDIKENPVLIYMKGFPESPMCGFSALAVKVLKLYDVPISARDILGDLKLKECVKAHTNWPTFPQIFIKGEFVGGSDIILDMHQKGQLKDVLGDIAQKHEQKESS from the exons ATGGCGAGGTTGGTGTCGACCGCTCTCATGAGAGGGCTCGTGAGATCGAGCCGCGCGCCGAGAGTAGCT GCTGTGTCACAACCAGCTATCCAGCAGTTTAGGAACTACTCACCAGGACTTGGTGGTGATTCTAGAGGAAGTGGGGACTCAAGTTCAACACGAGTAGCTGCTGATCCTGATACACATCAAGATTTCCAGCCTACAAGCAAAAGTTCCAACATGTCTTTTGATGACATTGTTGCTCAG GATATCAAAGAGAACCCAGTCTTGATCTACATGAAGGGTTTTCCTGAGTCTCCTATGTGTGGATTCAGTGCATTGGCAGTTAAAGTCCTCAAGCTATATG ATGTCCCTATCAGTGCTAGAGATATTTTGGGAGACCTCAAGCTCAAAGAGTGTGTCAAAGCCCACAC CAACTGGCCTACGTTTCCACAAATATTTATCAAAGGAGAGTTTGTTGGGGGGTCTGATATCATATTAGATATGCATCAG AAGGGTCAGCTTAAGGATGTGCTTGGCGATATTGCACAAAAGCATGAGCAAAAAGAATCATCATGA
- the LOC4327131 gene encoding uncharacterized protein has product MSSFGGTSSVASGGGKRLEYGRTHVVRPKGAHKATIVWLHGLGDNGASWSQLLETLPLPNIKWICPTAPTRPVAVFGGFPSTAWFDVADLSEDAPDDVEGLDASAAHVANLLSTEPADIKLGVGGFSMGAATALYSATCYAHGKYGNGNPYPVNLSVSVGLSGWLPCARSLKNKIESSQEAAQKASSIPLLLCHGKADDVVLYKHGEKSADALKTTGFSNVVFKSYNRLGHYTVPEEMDEVCKWLTANLGVSSSSSA; this is encoded by the exons ATGAGCAGCTTCGGCGGCACCAGCTCCGTCGCCTCCGGTG GTGGGAAGAGGCTCGAGTACGGGCGGACGCATGTCGTGAGGCCCAAGGGCGCGCACAAGGCCACCATCGTCTGGCTCCACGGCCTCGGGGACAACGGAGCCAG CTGGTCTCAACTACTGGAAACCCTTCCCCTTCCCAAT ATAAAATGGATTTGCCCCACCGCGCCTACAAGGCCAGTGGCAGTTTTTGGTGGGTTCCCATCAACTGCAT GGTTTGATGTTGCTGATCTTTCAGAAGACGCTCCTGATGATGTTGAGGGGTTGGATGCCTCAGCTGCACATGTTGCAAACTTATTATCAACTGAGCCAGCTGACA TCAAACTTGGTGTTGGTGGCTTTAGCATGGGCGCAGCTACCGCCCTTTACTCTGCAACCTGCTATGCTCATGGAAAATACGGAAATGGCAATCCATATCCTGTGAACTTAAGTGTGTCTGTTGGTCTCAGTGGCTGGCTTCCTTGTGCCAG GTCTTTGAAGAACAAAATTGAAAGCTCACAGGAGGCTGCACAAAAGGCTTCATCCATACCTCTTTTGCTTTGTCATGGAAAAG CTGATGATGTAGTTCTCTACAAGCATGGTGAGAAATCTGCTGACGCACTGAAGACAACTGGATTTTCAAATGTGGTGTTCAAGTCCTACAACAG ACTTGGACACTACACTGTTCCggaggagatggatgaagtctgCAAATGGCTCACCGCGAACTTGGGGGTCAGCAGCTCATCGTCGGCTTGA